In Candidatus Methylomirabilota bacterium, a single genomic region encodes these proteins:
- a CDS encoding MBL fold metallo-hydrolase, with product MTALKIGDVTVTKVVELDRSSFEIGAMLPESTPERIAAQRDWMGPELLDPATGVHKACIQSYVLRTPWHTVVIDTCVGNDKPRNGVPAWHMRRGTYLSDLAAAGVKPEGVDMVICTHLHVDHVGWNTRLEGGRWVPTFPRARYIIVGEEFEFWKREGETGREEFGLIDDSVIPVVEAGVADLVASDHVIDDRLRLEPAPGHTPAHVCVRLTTPAGEAIFTGDMMHRPIQVAEPAWNSRFCVDADLARKTRRGFLERHADADVIVLAAHFPVAGRIVAPGGRTRFQPL from the coding sequence ATGACCGCGCTCAAGATCGGCGACGTCACCGTGACCAAGGTGGTCGAGCTCGATCGCTCGTCCTTCGAGATCGGTGCCATGCTGCCGGAGTCGACGCCCGAGCGGATCGCCGCGCAGCGGGACTGGATGGGACCCGAGCTGCTCGACCCTGCCACGGGCGTCCACAAGGCCTGCATCCAGTCCTACGTGCTGCGCACGCCGTGGCACACGGTGGTCATCGATACCTGCGTGGGCAACGACAAGCCGCGCAACGGCGTCCCGGCGTGGCACATGCGCCGGGGGACGTATCTCTCGGACCTCGCCGCCGCCGGGGTCAAGCCCGAGGGCGTGGACATGGTGATCTGCACGCACCTGCATGTGGATCACGTCGGGTGGAACACGCGGCTCGAGGGCGGCCGGTGGGTGCCCACCTTCCCGCGCGCCCGCTACATCATCGTGGGCGAGGAGTTCGAGTTCTGGAAGCGCGAGGGCGAGACGGGCCGGGAAGAGTTCGGCCTGATCGACGACAGCGTGATTCCTGTCGTGGAGGCGGGCGTGGCCGACCTGGTGGCGAGCGACCACGTGATCGACGACCGGCTCCGGCTCGAGCCGGCCCCCGGCCACACGCCCGCCCATGTGTGCGTGCGGCTGACCACCCCGGCGGGCGAGGCCATCTTCACCGGCGACATGATGCACCGGCCCATCCAGGTCGCCGAGCCCGCGTGGAACAGCCGCTTCTGCGTTGATGCGGATCTCGCCCGCAAGACCCGCCGCGGCTTTCTCGAGCGCCACGCGGATGCCGACGTCATCGTGCTCGCCGCTCATTTCCCGGTGGCGGGGCGCATCGTCGCCCCCGGCGGGCGCACGCGCTTCCAGCCGCTCTAA
- the fumC gene encoding class II fumarate hydratase, which produces MTTRRETDSMGAVEVPADRYWGAQTQRSLEHFKIAGERFPPEMIRAFGLLKRAAAEVNAELGLLPKDVASAIVQAADEVIAGKLDDHFPLVVWQTGSGTQSNMNANEVIGNRAIELLGGQMGSKKPVHPNDHVNRSQSSNDTFPTAMHVAAVQEIVGRLIPAVERLRHVLDDKARAFADLVKIGRTHLQDATPLTLGQEISGWVAMLDQCLAAMRATLPFLYPLAIGGTAVGTGLNAPAGFGEKVAARLAALTGLPFTSAPNKFQALASHEPLVFASGALKTLATSLMKIANDVRWLASGPRAGLGELRIPENEPGSSIMPGKVNPTQSEAMTMVCAQVIGNDVAVTIGGASGNFELNVFKPLIIHNVLRSILLLADACDSFREHCAEGIEPDRERIGRHVGESLMLVTALAPHIGYDKAAEIAKHAHHKGMTLREAALELGHVTPEQFDRVVRPETMVGPDPEEKK; this is translated from the coding sequence ATGACGACGAGACGAGAGACGGACAGCATGGGCGCCGTCGAGGTGCCCGCGGACCGCTACTGGGGCGCGCAGACCCAGCGCTCGCTCGAGCACTTCAAGATCGCCGGAGAGCGCTTCCCGCCCGAGATGATCCGGGCCTTCGGCCTGCTCAAGCGCGCCGCCGCCGAGGTGAACGCCGAGCTCGGACTCCTGCCCAAGGACGTCGCGTCCGCCATCGTGCAGGCCGCCGACGAGGTGATCGCGGGCAAGCTCGACGACCACTTCCCGTTGGTGGTCTGGCAGACAGGCAGCGGCACCCAGAGCAACATGAACGCCAACGAGGTGATCGGCAATCGGGCCATCGAGCTGCTGGGCGGCCAGATGGGCTCGAAGAAGCCCGTGCACCCGAATGACCACGTCAACCGCTCCCAGTCCTCCAACGACACGTTCCCCACGGCCATGCACGTGGCCGCGGTGCAGGAGATCGTCGGGCGGCTGATCCCCGCGGTGGAGCGGCTCCGCCATGTCCTCGACGACAAGGCGCGCGCCTTTGCCGACCTCGTCAAGATCGGCCGCACACACCTTCAAGATGCCACGCCGCTGACTCTCGGGCAGGAGATCTCCGGCTGGGTGGCCATGCTCGACCAGTGTCTCGCCGCCATGCGCGCCACGCTGCCCTTCCTCTATCCGCTGGCCATCGGCGGCACCGCCGTCGGCACCGGTCTCAATGCCCCCGCTGGCTTCGGGGAGAAGGTGGCGGCGCGCCTGGCCGCCCTCACCGGGCTGCCGTTCACGAGCGCGCCCAACAAGTTCCAGGCCCTGGCCTCCCACGAGCCGCTCGTGTTCGCGAGCGGCGCGCTCAAGACCCTGGCCACCTCGCTGATGAAGATCGCCAACGATGTCCGCTGGCTCGCCTCGGGTCCGCGCGCCGGGCTGGGGGAGCTGCGCATCCCCGAGAACGAGCCCGGGAGCAGCATCATGCCCGGCAAGGTCAATCCGACTCAGAGCGAGGCCATGACCATGGTCTGCGCCCAGGTGATCGGCAACGACGTGGCCGTGACCATTGGCGGCGCCTCCGGCAACTTCGAGCTGAACGTCTTCAAGCCGCTCATCATCCACAACGTGCTGCGCTCGATTCTCCTCCTGGCCGACGCGTGCGACTCCTTCCGCGAGCACTGCGCGGAGGGCATCGAGCCCGACCGCGAGCGGATCGGCCGCCACGTGGGCGAATCGCTCATGCTCGTGACCGCGCTTGCCCCCCACATCGGCTACGACAAGGCGGCGGAGATCGCCAAGCACGCCCACCACAAGGGGATGACCCTGCGCGAGGCCGCCCTCGAGCTGGGCCACGTCACCCCCGAGCAGTTCGACCGCGTCGTGCGGCCCGAGACCATGGTCGGGCCCGACCCCGAGGAAAAGAAATGA